Proteins from a single region of Candidatus Kryptoniota bacterium:
- a CDS encoding endo-1,4-beta-xylanase: MTNAAMTAKYADLSSLKDAFKDDFYMGVALSVNQILGNEPDAIALVEKHFNSITPENILKWEEVHPEPNKYNFGAVDRYVDFGEKHKMHIVGHTLVWHLQTPDWVFQDKSGRPLDREALLGRMKEHIFTVVGRYKGRIHGWDVANEAVAADGQLRKSKWLEIIGEDYLLKAFEYAHQADPDAQLYYNDYDSEIRPKCEGIIRLIENLQSKGVHLDGIGIQGHWFLDRPRIEEIESSILALSKLGVKLMITEMDVSVLPFYAIDSKVVDISSFDTEGQKKHNPYPNALPDSVQQNLASRYAELFALLHKHHDKFSRVTFWAVDDRQSWRSYLPIGGRTDYPMLFDRNCKPKPAFDAVVNTVHNRK, translated from the coding sequence ATGACCAACGCCGCGATGACTGCGAAATACGCTGACCTGTCTAGTCTGAAGGATGCGTTTAAGGACGACTTCTATATGGGTGTTGCCCTCAGTGTAAATCAGATTCTAGGCAATGAGCCGGACGCTATTGCTCTTGTTGAAAAACACTTCAATAGCATCACGCCGGAGAATATCCTGAAATGGGAAGAGGTCCACCCGGAGCCGAATAAATATAACTTCGGAGCGGTAGATCGTTATGTGGATTTTGGCGAGAAGCACAAAATGCACATTGTGGGGCACACCCTAGTCTGGCATCTGCAAACGCCGGACTGGGTGTTCCAGGATAAGTCAGGCAGACCCCTGGACCGCGAGGCGTTGCTTGGCCGAATGAAAGAACATATTTTCACGGTGGTGGGTCGTTACAAGGGCCGAATCCACGGGTGGGACGTTGCTAATGAGGCGGTTGCCGCTGACGGTCAGCTCAGAAAGAGCAAGTGGCTGGAAATCATCGGCGAAGACTACCTACTGAAAGCTTTCGAATACGCCCACCAAGCCGATCCAGACGCGCAACTCTATTACAACGACTACGATTCCGAGATCCGACCCAAATGTGAAGGTATCATCCGACTCATTGAGAACCTGCAATCGAAGGGCGTCCACCTGGATGGCATTGGCATACAGGGGCACTGGTTCCTCGACCGTCCGCGCATCGAGGAGATTGAGTCATCTATTTTGGCCCTTTCCAAATTGGGTGTCAAACTGATGATTACAGAGATGGACGTAAGCGTGCTACCTTTTTATGCTATCGACTCCAAGGTCGTTGACATCTCCTCCTTCGACACTGAGGGGCAGAAGAAGCACAATCCATATCCCAATGCCTTGCCGGACTCTGTTCAGCAAAATCTGGCATCTCGATACGCCGAGTTGTTTGCATTGCTTCATAAGCACCACGACAAGTTCAGCCGGGTTACATTTTGGGCAGTCGATGACCGCCAATCGTGGCGCAGCTACCTGCCGATAGGGGGAAGGACCGATTATCCAATGCTGTTCGACCGTAACTGTAAACCGAAGCCGGCTTTCGATGCCGTTGTCAATACAGTTCACAACAGAAAGTAG
- a CDS encoding cupin domain-containing protein — MRVEKINIAQKLSLFRDYWQPKIVGELNDSYVKLVKFKGDFVWHHHENEDELFLVVKGKFVIKLKDRDIHLDEGEFFIVPKGVEHMPVAAEEVHVLLLEPKTTLNTGNVRNERTVEAGWI; from the coding sequence ATGAGAGTCGAGAAGATAAACATTGCGCAGAAACTGAGCCTCTTCCGGGACTACTGGCAGCCGAAGATCGTCGGCGAGCTCAACGATTCGTATGTCAAGCTCGTGAAATTCAAAGGTGACTTCGTCTGGCACCATCACGAAAACGAAGACGAATTATTTCTCGTCGTAAAAGGGAAATTCGTCATAAAGCTGAAAGACCGCGACATACATTTAGACGAAGGAGAATTCTTCATTGTCCCCAAAGGCGTCGAGCACATGCCGGTCGCGGCGGAAGAAGTTCATGTCCTCCTGCTTGAGCCCAAGACGACGCTGAACACGGGCAATGTCCGCAACGAGCGGACGGTGGAGGCGGGATGGATTTGA
- a CDS encoding glycoside hydrolase family 3 N-terminal domain-containing protein has product MSKKERESFVSKTIAGMSLEEKVGQLLTFTRRGAMLTPSAIEQITRLQCGGLCLEPYALETCKNLYWGNSQIDQNFKKPADYFTISNTYFAGKTFGISITPEDYTKDLNRLQKIAMKRRSGIPLHMTIDFEGDFKNDYMSGGIRQFPPPMGMTAMGDVKLTYKIGFTIAKQLSAIGVTQMYSPVCDVNINPKNPEIGVRSFGDDPEVCAKQAVALIKGLQDGGIAATAKHFPGRGDSATDAHDVLDVIRADKKRMQEVELVPFKAAIAAGVKAIMTGHSVYPAYDDKYPTTLSEKILTGLLREELGFDGVIVSDAIGMAAILKQWPLPRACALAIQAGCDTILLKADDESRSQCFFGIKQAVETGELSEDRVNDAVRHLLNMKYDQGLFEKAGKMDPKKAQTYASSKQVIDFSWDVAKKALIVMRDDNGMLPLNPKQKLLVIEQRIPYEFVGKDPYMHTHMFCEAMVNHSTNLILTDTDFSANEEEISECLELAKQADIVVMTNYYARIVKAGNNRLLAKQLKDAGHKIILVTNYPYVEGTTNEADVVVCNFSGTPDSIRASADLLFGKIKPSAKTKLPISLGVQKEAPLKKPPAKQNPWGLSYC; this is encoded by the coding sequence ATGTCAAAAAAAGAAAGAGAATCATTTGTCAGCAAGACAATTGCAGGAATGAGTTTGGAAGAAAAGGTCGGCCAGCTATTGACATTTACCAGACGCGGCGCAATGTTAACGCCGAGCGCAATAGAACAGATCACAAGACTGCAATGCGGCGGGCTTTGTCTTGAGCCTTATGCACTTGAGACCTGCAAGAATCTTTACTGGGGCAATTCACAGATTGATCAGAATTTCAAAAAGCCCGCGGACTATTTTACCATATCGAACACTTACTTTGCAGGTAAGACTTTTGGTATCAGCATAACACCGGAAGATTACACAAAAGACTTAAACAGGCTGCAGAAGATTGCAATGAAAAGGCGCTCTGGTATTCCTCTCCACATGACTATTGATTTCGAGGGCGACTTCAAAAACGATTATATGTCCGGCGGAATAAGACAGTTTCCGCCTCCGATGGGTATGACAGCGATGGGCGACGTTAAGCTGACTTACAAAATTGGTTTCACCATCGCGAAACAGTTGAGCGCCATAGGTGTTACCCAAATGTATTCGCCTGTCTGCGATGTGAATATCAATCCCAAGAACCCGGAAATCGGGGTCAGATCATTTGGTGACGATCCCGAAGTGTGCGCAAAACAGGCCGTTGCCTTGATCAAGGGTTTGCAGGACGGCGGCATAGCAGCGACGGCGAAACATTTTCCCGGGAGAGGTGATTCTGCAACTGATGCCCACGATGTTCTGGATGTGATAAGGGCCGACAAGAAAAGGATGCAGGAGGTTGAGCTGGTCCCTTTCAAAGCTGCGATCGCCGCGGGGGTAAAAGCAATTATGACGGGGCATTCGGTCTATCCGGCGTATGACGACAAATACCCGACCACGTTGTCGGAGAAGATCCTTACGGGACTCTTGAGAGAAGAGCTGGGTTTCGATGGTGTGATTGTCTCTGACGCAATCGGCATGGCTGCCATTCTCAAGCAATGGCCTCTTCCGAGAGCTTGTGCATTAGCGATACAGGCCGGATGCGATACGATACTCCTGAAGGCAGATGACGAATCGAGGTCGCAGTGCTTCTTTGGAATCAAGCAAGCCGTTGAAACAGGCGAACTCTCCGAAGACAGGGTAAACGATGCTGTCAGACACCTTCTGAACATGAAATACGACCAGGGCTTATTTGAGAAGGCTGGGAAGATGGACCCCAAAAAAGCCCAGACTTATGCCAGCAGCAAACAAGTTATAGATTTCTCGTGGGACGTTGCGAAGAAAGCTCTGATAGTAATGCGCGACGATAATGGAATGCTGCCATTGAATCCAAAGCAGAAATTGCTCGTCATTGAACAACGTATTCCCTATGAGTTTGTCGGGAAAGATCCTTATATGCACACGCATATGTTCTGTGAGGCAATGGTAAACCATTCAACGAATTTGATTCTGACCGATACCGATTTCTCAGCGAACGAAGAGGAAATTTCCGAATGCTTGGAGCTAGCGAAACAAGCTGACATAGTCGTCATGACGAATTATTACGCCCGAATCGTCAAAGCGGGAAACAACCGACTTCTTGCTAAGCAGCTCAAAGACGCGGGTCATAAAATTATTCTCGTGACCAATTATCCCTACGTTGAGGGGACTACAAATGAAGCTGACGTCGTTGTCTGTAATTTCAGCGGGACACCTGATTCCATAAGAGCTTCGGCAGACCTCCTTTTTGGAAAAATCAAGCCCTCGGCTAAGACTAAGTTGCCCATATCCCTCGGCGTTCAGAAAGAAGCTCCTCTAAAAAAACCGCCGGCAAAGCAAAACCCCTGGGGGCTATCATATTGTTAG
- a CDS encoding PP2C family protein-serine/threonine phosphatase, producing the protein MDANESKKDRRAKRDHILRKTIVNDFRSGDIGESLRRDFKDLYAFYIDGETQERLKKFPKVKRFIVISWYLLKNLLLKLNSARRILLLVSIVFYMSGDIRVGDGQFQFSINGVFISYLLLLLVLMLELKDKLLAHDELQIGRTVQKALLPEDNPTLAGWSIWLFTRPANDVGGDLVDYINLDEGRLGLALGDVAGKGLGAALLMSKLQSTLRAIAPDYSSLSELGQRINLIFCRDSLPNKFATLVYFEIVQNSGKVRLLNAGHLPPYVLRGNEIEQLSHGAPALGLMKSSKFEEAGLELNPGDLLVTYSDGVTEARNQRNDFFGEERLSDIVKGSAGISPDRVGEKILNAVDNFVGEAPRSDDLSLVIVKRWS; encoded by the coding sequence ATGGATGCAAATGAGTCGAAGAAAGATCGCAGGGCAAAAAGAGACCACATCTTACGCAAGACAATAGTGAACGATTTTCGGAGCGGTGACATCGGGGAATCGCTTCGACGGGATTTTAAGGACCTTTATGCATTTTATATAGACGGCGAGACGCAGGAACGCCTGAAGAAGTTTCCGAAGGTCAAACGATTCATTGTTATATCGTGGTATCTCCTGAAAAATCTCCTTCTGAAACTGAATTCAGCCCGGCGGATCCTTCTTCTGGTCAGCATCGTCTTTTACATGTCCGGAGATATCAGAGTAGGCGACGGTCAATTTCAGTTTTCAATCAACGGTGTTTTCATAAGCTACCTACTGCTACTCCTCGTACTTATGCTCGAGCTGAAGGATAAACTTCTCGCTCATGACGAGCTGCAGATCGGCCGTACTGTGCAGAAGGCGCTTCTCCCCGAAGATAATCCGACACTCGCGGGATGGTCGATCTGGCTTTTCACGCGTCCCGCTAACGATGTTGGCGGCGATCTTGTAGACTATATCAATCTCGACGAGGGGAGGCTCGGCCTCGCACTCGGCGACGTCGCGGGAAAAGGCCTTGGCGCCGCACTTTTGATGTCGAAACTCCAATCCACTCTCCGGGCAATCGCGCCAGACTACAGCTCGTTATCTGAGCTGGGCCAGCGGATCAATCTGATATTCTGCCGTGACAGTTTGCCGAATAAGTTCGCGACGCTGGTTTATTTCGAGATCGTTCAGAATTCAGGGAAGGTCAGACTATTGAACGCCGGTCATCTTCCGCCCTATGTGCTTCGCGGAAATGAAATCGAGCAGCTCTCACACGGTGCGCCCGCACTCGGGCTGATGAAGTCGTCGAAGTTCGAGGAAGCAGGACTTGAACTTAATCCGGGTGATCTGCTGGTGACGTATTCCGATGGTGTTACTGAGGCGCGAAACCAGCGTAACGATTTCTTTGGCGAAGAAAGACTGAGCGATATTGTAAAGGGATCGGCAGGAATATCGCCGGATAGAGTCGGAGAGAAGATTCTAAATGCAGTGGACAATTTTGTCGGCGAAGCGCCACGAAGCGACGATCTTTCCCTTGTAATTGTGAAGAGATGGAGCTAA
- a CDS encoding glycoside hydrolase family 3 C-terminal domain-containing protein, with translation MKNISDCLFIALFILSTAGGARAQDAPGRKTNDKPAYLDTSLTFEARAADLVSQMTLDEKISQMQNGAPAIPRLGVDKYNWWSECLHGVARNGIATVFPQAIGMAATWDDALIHSEADVISTEARAKHNDDVLKGERNIYQGLTFWSPNVNIFRDPRWGRGQETYGEDPYLTSRTGVAFVKGLQGDDPKYFKVISTPKHYAVHSGPEPLRHEFDAVVSNRDLFETYLPAFRACVTEGGAFSVMGAYSALDGTPCCASKFLLTKVLRDKWGFKGYVVSDCGAIENIYGGHKYAPDLASASALAVKAGCDLTCGGEFVTLKDAAARGLVSEKEIDRSVERLMLARFKLGMFDPPDAVPYNKITISDNDTEPHRQLARKVADESIVLLKNAGNFLPLKKNLKSVAVIGAYADDIAILLGNYEGTPSRPVTLLRGIKNKIGSTSDVEFAAGYRALEDTVSVGPTNEELIKSAVDVSRKSDVAIIVAGISPYLEGEEMNIDIPGFKGGDRTSLNIPPVEEDLIKAVYATGKPVVLVLVGGSALAVNWEDKNLPAIVDAWYPGEEGGNAVADVLFGDYNPAGRLPITFYKSVKDIPPFEDYNMSPGRDTLTEPGRTYRYYTGTPLYPFGFGLSYTKFDYSNFRLSSNSASPSDTLAVSLTLQNTGQYDGDEVVELYVRSLTHSKPQPIKSLEGFKRVELAKGQSKVVNLNLPVSSLEYFDDQKEDYVVEPGKYEIQVGSSSSDIRLRAVLNVQ, from the coding sequence ATGAAGAATATTTCGGATTGCCTATTTATCGCCCTCTTTATTTTGTCCACAGCTGGAGGCGCGAGAGCTCAGGACGCACCCGGTCGGAAAACGAATGATAAGCCCGCATATCTCGACACAAGCCTGACATTTGAAGCGCGTGCGGCGGACCTCGTTTCGCAGATGACGCTGGATGAAAAAATATCTCAAATGCAGAACGGCGCGCCGGCTATACCGCGGCTCGGAGTCGACAAGTACAACTGGTGGAGCGAATGCCTACACGGGGTCGCGCGGAACGGAATTGCCACGGTGTTCCCGCAAGCAATTGGAATGGCGGCGACCTGGGATGACGCTCTCATCCATTCCGAAGCGGATGTCATATCAACTGAAGCGCGTGCCAAGCATAATGACGATGTCCTTAAAGGAGAACGGAATATTTACCAGGGACTGACGTTCTGGTCTCCGAACGTAAACATATTCAGGGATCCGAGATGGGGAAGAGGACAGGAAACCTACGGCGAAGATCCTTACCTGACGTCGAGAACTGGTGTCGCGTTCGTGAAGGGGCTCCAGGGAGACGATCCGAAATATTTCAAAGTCATCTCGACACCAAAGCATTATGCGGTGCACAGCGGTCCGGAGCCGCTAAGACATGAATTCGATGCAGTCGTCAGCAACCGAGATCTTTTCGAGACCTACCTTCCCGCATTCCGCGCATGCGTTACCGAGGGCGGCGCGTTTTCTGTAATGGGTGCTTACAGTGCTTTGGACGGAACTCCATGCTGCGCAAGCAAGTTCCTCCTGACGAAGGTGCTCCGTGACAAATGGGGATTCAAGGGCTACGTCGTTTCAGACTGCGGTGCGATTGAAAATATTTACGGCGGCCACAAATATGCCCCTGACCTTGCATCTGCATCCGCACTCGCGGTAAAAGCGGGATGCGATCTAACCTGCGGAGGAGAATTCGTTACGTTGAAAGACGCGGCAGCAAGAGGGCTCGTCTCGGAAAAGGAAATCGACCGAAGTGTAGAACGATTGATGCTCGCTCGGTTTAAACTCGGGATGTTCGATCCGCCCGACGCGGTCCCATATAATAAGATTACAATTTCCGACAACGACACCGAGCCGCACCGCCAGCTCGCGAGGAAAGTTGCGGATGAGAGCATCGTACTCCTGAAGAATGCCGGCAACTTTCTCCCGCTCAAGAAGAATTTGAAATCCGTCGCGGTGATTGGAGCTTATGCCGATGATATCGCTATTCTCCTCGGCAATTACGAAGGGACTCCCTCAAGACCTGTGACGCTTCTCCGGGGAATCAAGAACAAGATCGGATCGACTTCGGACGTGGAGTTCGCGGCAGGCTATCGTGCACTTGAGGATACCGTGAGTGTTGGACCGACAAACGAGGAGCTGATCAAGAGCGCAGTCGATGTTTCCCGGAAATCTGATGTCGCGATTATCGTCGCCGGTATATCGCCATACCTCGAGGGCGAAGAGATGAACATAGATATTCCCGGCTTCAAAGGAGGAGACCGGACGAGTTTGAATATTCCTCCAGTCGAAGAAGATTTGATAAAAGCGGTGTACGCCACGGGGAAACCGGTAGTCCTTGTTCTTGTCGGTGGAAGCGCGCTCGCAGTAAATTGGGAAGATAAGAATCTTCCTGCGATCGTGGACGCGTGGTACCCGGGTGAAGAAGGTGGAAATGCCGTTGCCGACGTCCTTTTCGGCGACTATAATCCAGCGGGAAGACTTCCCATCACCTTCTATAAGTCAGTGAAGGACATCCCCCCGTTCGAAGACTACAATATGTCTCCGGGTCGTGATACACTGACCGAGCCGGGAAGAACTTACAGGTACTATACTGGAACGCCTCTCTATCCGTTCGGATTTGGTCTGAGTTATACGAAATTCGATTATTCGAATTTCAGGTTGAGCAGCAATAGCGCGTCGCCTTCCGACACACTCGCGGTTTCACTCACGCTTCAAAACACTGGTCAGTATGATGGGGATGAAGTCGTGGAATTGTACGTACGCAGCCTGACTCATTCGAAACCCCAACCGATCAAGTCGCTTGAAGGATTCAAACGAGTTGAGCTGGCGAAAGGCCAGTCAAAGGTAGTCAACCTCAATCTTCCAGTGAGCTCGCTCGAATACTTTGATGATCAAAAAGAAGATTATGTGGTTGAACCGGGTAAATATGAAATTCAGGTCGGGTCGTCGTCGAGCGACATTAGACTGAGAGCCGTCCTGAATGTACAGTAA
- a CDS encoding DUF3052 family protein produces MAKPEVQPAGYSGTPLVDKLGLKENFKIRIVNRPGYYFDLLPRLPKGIRILTDRKTKKDQVHYFVKESKELMRAIPALKDEIEQNGTIWISWPKKSSGVETDVTEDVVRKSALSNGLVDVKVCAIDEMWSGLKLVIPVKNRK; encoded by the coding sequence ATGGCTAAGCCTGAAGTCCAACCGGCGGGCTACTCGGGTACTCCCCTCGTGGATAAGCTCGGGCTAAAAGAAAATTTCAAGATCAGAATCGTTAACCGGCCCGGATATTATTTCGATCTCCTTCCCCGATTGCCTAAGGGAATAAGAATCCTCACCGACCGAAAGACCAAAAAAGATCAGGTTCACTACTTTGTTAAAGAATCGAAGGAGTTGATGCGGGCGATTCCTGCGCTCAAGGACGAAATCGAACAGAACGGCACAATCTGGATTTCATGGCCGAAGAAATCCTCAGGGGTTGAAACCGATGTTACTGAGGACGTTGTGAGAAAGTCAGCTCTCTCGAACGGACTCGTCGATGTCAAAGTCTGTGCGATAGACGAAATGTGGTCCGGACTTAAACTGGTTATCCCGGTTAAGAATCGTAAATAA
- a CDS encoding MFS transporter, with the protein MFNVIVLGLTSFFTDISTEMVYPLIPFFLTTTLGASPAVLGLIEGVAESTASLLKVVSGYISDKFKRRRILAIAGYSSSTFGKFLLYAANSWGIVFLGRVVDRLGKGIRTAPRDALIADSTDPSKRGMAFGLHRAFDTTGAAIGVVLAYYFLTQYSGSFTRVFLWSIVPAIIGVILLFFAREKKIVSTDRPKPPSLHWKVLPGKLQLFLVVAFVFTLGNSSNTFLLLRATNLGFTPASAVLLYLVYNLVYGLVSYPAGKLSDRVGRKRLLVAGYTFYGLVYLGFALVSAPGEAWMLWALFGLYGLYSGFTDGIEKALIADLAPADVRATAIGLHATILGIGLFPASFIAGELWQHIGPAAAFYFGGGMGLVAAAGLLAVL; encoded by the coding sequence ATGTTTAACGTAATCGTATTAGGACTGACGTCGTTCTTTACAGACATCTCGACTGAGATGGTCTATCCGCTAATCCCGTTCTTCCTCACCACGACACTCGGCGCGAGTCCCGCTGTGTTGGGACTGATAGAAGGTGTTGCCGAAAGTACCGCGAGTCTCCTGAAAGTAGTGTCCGGATATATCTCTGATAAGTTTAAAAGAAGAAGAATACTCGCGATTGCCGGATATTCATCGTCGACATTCGGGAAATTTCTTCTTTATGCCGCGAACTCGTGGGGAATCGTATTCCTGGGAAGAGTCGTCGACCGACTCGGCAAAGGTATCCGCACGGCTCCGCGCGACGCCCTAATCGCGGACAGCACCGACCCGTCAAAAAGAGGAATGGCATTCGGTCTCCACAGAGCATTCGATACGACCGGCGCCGCGATTGGTGTCGTCCTCGCTTACTACTTTCTTACGCAATATTCGGGGAGCTTCACGAGAGTATTTCTCTGGTCAATAGTACCAGCGATTATTGGCGTCATTCTTCTCTTCTTCGCGCGCGAAAAGAAAATCGTTTCAACTGACAGACCGAAGCCGCCATCCCTTCACTGGAAAGTGCTCCCGGGGAAACTGCAGTTGTTCCTCGTCGTCGCATTTGTTTTCACACTCGGCAATTCATCGAACACATTCCTCCTCCTTCGCGCGACAAATTTGGGATTTACACCGGCTTCAGCCGTGCTCCTTTATTTGGTTTACAATCTTGTCTACGGACTGGTTTCCTATCCGGCAGGAAAACTCTCCGATCGAGTCGGAAGGAAGCGGCTTCTCGTCGCGGGTTATACATTCTACGGACTTGTTTATCTCGGTTTCGCGCTTGTGTCGGCACCCGGTGAGGCATGGATGCTCTGGGCGCTCTTCGGTCTGTACGGACTTTACAGCGGCTTCACGGACGGGATCGAGAAGGCGCTCATTGCTGACCTCGCACCTGCCGACGTGCGAGCGACTGCGATCGGACTTCATGCCACGATCCTCGGAATCGGACTCTTCCCGGCTTCATTTATCGCCGGCGAACTTTGGCAGCACATTGGACCGGCCGCGGCTTTCTATTTTGGAGGCGGGATGGGTTTGGTCGCGGCAGCAGGACTGCTTGCGGTCCTGTGA
- a CDS encoding carbohydrate kinase family protein — MNKDLRGRGTNLKPSNTKDLEIVAAGHTCLDLIPAFRIDGEVDKLTDVLVPGKMIDMGDCVVVAGGPVTNAGVSIRRLGVKTELIGKVGNDDFGKQVLNWYEEHEGHFTGIKMVDGESTSYTIAICIPGIDRFYLHHCGANDTFGYDDMDFDLVLRSKLMLFGYPPWMKKLYDGRGCELTRILRKTKELGTTTALDLSLPDVDSYAGQVDWFAILRDWVPLSDIMAPSAEEIFFFLYRETFLEKKAKLGPKESVLDHMTVKEISTVGNDLVKMGAAIAMVKCGHRGLYIRTADRSRLNEMGAARCCDLENWANRELWFPVYQEEKFVGALGSGDSAIAGFLSAFIGNHTIESCLRYANAAGSMNVTVPDGLTWNKGFDDLTRRLETGWKTKELKIEEPGWKYERGFWVGPANSGKWES, encoded by the coding sequence TTGAATAAAGATCTGAGAGGACGAGGTACGAATCTTAAACCATCGAACACCAAAGATCTTGAAATCGTGGCAGCAGGACATACCTGCCTTGACTTGATACCAGCGTTCAGAATTGATGGTGAAGTGGATAAGCTTACGGATGTTCTCGTGCCCGGTAAGATGATAGACATGGGGGACTGCGTTGTTGTGGCAGGAGGTCCTGTAACAAACGCGGGTGTGTCCATTCGGCGGCTTGGAGTAAAAACCGAATTAATCGGCAAAGTCGGCAATGATGATTTTGGCAAACAGGTACTTAACTGGTATGAAGAGCACGAGGGTCATTTTACGGGGATTAAAATGGTCGATGGGGAATCAACATCATATACAATTGCTATCTGTATCCCTGGGATAGATCGTTTCTATCTGCATCATTGCGGTGCGAACGATACGTTCGGTTATGATGATATGGATTTTGACCTTGTGCTGCGTTCGAAACTGATGCTTTTCGGTTATCCTCCCTGGATGAAAAAGCTTTATGATGGCAGGGGATGTGAATTGACAAGAATCCTCAGGAAAACCAAAGAATTAGGAACTACAACTGCGCTTGATCTCTCGCTTCCCGACGTAGATAGTTATGCAGGGCAAGTCGACTGGTTCGCCATCCTCAGAGACTGGGTTCCGCTGTCAGATATTATGGCACCGAGTGCTGAAGAGATATTCTTTTTCCTTTACAGAGAAACGTTCCTCGAGAAAAAGGCGAAGCTCGGACCCAAAGAGAGCGTACTTGATCATATGACCGTGAAAGAGATTTCCACCGTAGGAAATGATTTAGTGAAGATGGGCGCAGCGATAGCGATGGTCAAGTGCGGCCACAGGGGCTTGTACATAAGGACCGCAGACAGGAGCCGGCTTAATGAGATGGGGGCAGCACGGTGTTGCGACCTTGAAAACTGGGCGAATCGTGAGCTTTGGTTCCCAGTTTATCAGGAGGAGAAATTCGTGGGGGCACTGGGCTCAGGTGATTCGGCAATTGCGGGATTTCTCTCTGCATTTATTGGGAACCATACTATCGAATCCTGCTTGAGATATGCGAACGCTGCGGGAAGCATGAACGTTACCGTTCCCGACGGACTTACATGGAACAAGGGGTTCGATGATCTGACAAGACGCCTGGAAACAGGGTGGAAGACAAAAGAATTGAAGATCGAGGAGCCGGGCTGGAAATATGAGCGCGGATTCTGGGTGGGGCCTGCCAACAGTGGAAAATGGGAATCTTAA
- the xylA gene encoding xylose isomerase, with protein MLTKFFPMMDKQIPYEGRDSKNPLAFKYYKKDQKVGGKTMAEHLRFSVAYWHTMMGNGQDMFGGPAFKREWYKASDPISRAKDTMEAAFELFTKLGIEYYCFHDRDIAPEGETFSQTCTNLETMVQFAKKLQKETGVKLLWGTANLFSNPIYSQGAGTSPNAEVMAHAAAQLKNAIDAAKELGGENYVFWGGREGYETLLNTNLKREQEQMARFLHMAVDYKRKIGFDGQFLIEPKPCEPTKHQYDSDAATTLYFLKEHDLIDDFKLNIEANHATLAGNTFEHELAVASAAGRLGSVDANRGDLLLGWDTDQFPTDIYSTTMAMVIILNQGGLGKGGLNFDAKVRRSSNDPIDLFHAHIGGMDAFARGLLIADRIIKDKALSKFIEERYSSFKTGIGADIMSGKVGLAEIDKHVRNSGTPVLQSGRQEMLENILNSYIQ; from the coding sequence ATGCTAACTAAATTTTTTCCGATGATGGACAAGCAAATTCCCTACGAAGGTAGGGATTCTAAGAATCCCCTGGCATTCAAGTACTACAAGAAGGATCAAAAAGTCGGCGGCAAGACGATGGCTGAACACCTGCGCTTTTCCGTCGCATACTGGCACACGATGATGGGTAACGGCCAGGATATGTTTGGCGGTCCTGCATTCAAGAGAGAATGGTACAAGGCAAGTGACCCGATATCCCGCGCCAAGGACACGATGGAAGCGGCGTTTGAACTCTTCACGAAGCTAGGTATCGAGTATTATTGCTTTCACGACCGCGACATTGCGCCCGAAGGTGAGACTTTCTCCCAGACATGCACGAATTTAGAAACCATGGTACAGTTTGCGAAAAAGCTTCAGAAGGAAACCGGCGTAAAGCTTTTATGGGGCACGGCAAATCTATTTAGCAATCCTATTTACTCGCAGGGTGCAGGGACAAGCCCGAATGCCGAAGTCATGGCACACGCTGCCGCGCAGTTGAAGAATGCGATCGATGCAGCCAAGGAACTTGGCGGCGAAAACTATGTCTTCTGGGGCGGCCGTGAAGGGTATGAGACTCTGCTGAACACTAACTTAAAGAGAGAACAGGAGCAGATGGCCCGTTTCCTGCACATGGCTGTCGACTATAAACGCAAAATCGGATTCGACGGACAATTCCTTATCGAGCCGAAGCCCTGTGAGCCTACGAAGCATCAATATGATTCTGACGCGGCTACGACCTTGTACTTTTTGAAAGAGCATGATCTAATAGACGATTTCAAACTGAATATCGAAGCCAATCATGCCACGTTAGCTGGAAATACGTTCGAACATGAATTGGCAGTTGCTTCTGCCGCCGGGAGACTTGGCAGCGTGGATGCCAATCGCGGCGACCTCCTACTCGGGTGGGATACAGACCAATTCCCAACGGACATTTACAGCACCACGATGGCAATGGTGATAATATTGAACCAAGGCGGCTTGGGCAAGGGTGGATTGAACTTCGATGCGAAGGTGAGGCGTAGCTCTAACGATCCAATAGATCTTTTCCATGCACATATCGGCGGTATGGATGCGTTTGCACGAGGACTTCTGATCGCAGACCGCATAATCAAAGACAAGGCGCTGAGTAAGTTTATTGAAGAAAGGTACAGCAGCTTCAAGACCGGAATCGGTGCCGATATAATGTCGGGAAAAGTAGGTCTCGCGGAAATTGACAAACATGTGCGCAATAGTGGTACACCCGTGCTGCAAAGCGGCCGGCAGGAAATGCTTGAGAACATTTTGAATTCATATATTCAGTAA